The following are from one region of the Leucobacter sp. Psy1 genome:
- a CDS encoding MFS transporter, which produces MTEVRPAMGAPDRTQRRIVGVLALATVLGGLGVGASLSAGALLIVDVTGVESLSGFGSTMNALGAALAGIPLARLAARRGRRIALSTGSAIAVLGAILIIAASATRTPVALFIGLAVLGVAVAVQLQSRFAATDLATPARRARDLSLVVWSITIGAVTGPNLIGPGEVIGESLGIPPLAGIFVFTVAAQAAAGLVVWIGLRPDPLLEARAIAAAPKPAGAGPDADPAAGIRSASATPQFLAMAVVALGHAVMVALMAMTPLHLMHHGGSVTLVGFTISMHIAGMYALSPVFGVLTSRIGPLPVLLGGFAALTLAALGTGFGGDTVWVIQVALILLGIGWSMVTISGASLLTSLAPADVRPKRQGQSDTMMNAAGATVGALSGLVFATGGFPLLSSVMGACIVLGALATVRLAVAARR; this is translated from the coding sequence GTGACCGAGGTGCGCCCCGCCATGGGCGCCCCGGACCGCACGCAGCGGCGCATCGTGGGTGTGCTGGCGCTCGCGACGGTGCTCGGCGGTCTCGGCGTGGGAGCGTCGCTCTCCGCCGGTGCACTGCTCATCGTCGATGTCACGGGCGTCGAATCGCTGTCGGGCTTCGGATCGACGATGAACGCGCTGGGCGCGGCGCTCGCCGGGATACCGCTGGCTCGTCTTGCTGCGCGACGGGGGCGGCGGATCGCCCTCAGCACGGGCAGCGCGATCGCGGTGCTCGGCGCGATCCTCATCATCGCAGCGTCCGCCACGCGCACCCCGGTGGCGCTCTTCATCGGGCTCGCGGTGCTCGGGGTCGCAGTGGCGGTGCAGCTGCAGTCGCGATTTGCGGCCACCGACCTCGCCACGCCGGCCAGACGTGCACGGGATCTCTCGCTCGTGGTCTGGTCGATCACCATCGGAGCGGTGACGGGGCCGAACCTCATCGGACCTGGCGAGGTGATCGGGGAGTCGCTCGGGATCCCGCCACTCGCCGGAATCTTCGTATTCACGGTGGCGGCGCAGGCGGCCGCCGGACTCGTCGTCTGGATCGGATTGCGGCCCGACCCGCTGCTCGAAGCCCGGGCGATCGCGGCGGCACCGAAACCGGCCGGTGCCGGTCCCGACGCCGACCCCGCGGCAGGCATCCGCTCCGCGTCCGCTACGCCGCAGTTCCTCGCGATGGCGGTCGTGGCGCTCGGGCACGCCGTGATGGTCGCCCTCATGGCGATGACCCCGCTGCATCTCATGCACCACGGCGGCAGCGTGACGCTCGTCGGATTCACGATCAGCATGCACATCGCCGGGATGTACGCGCTCTCGCCGGTCTTCGGCGTGCTGACGAGCCGGATCGGGCCGCTCCCGGTGCTCCTCGGCGGATTCGCGGCGCTGACACTGGCGGCGCTCGGCACCGGCTTCGGCGGGGACACGGTGTGGGTGATCCAAGTGGCGCTGATCCTGCTCGGCATCGGATGGAGCATGGTGACCATCTCAGGGGCATCCCTGCTCACCTCGCTCGCACCGGCTGACGTCCGCCCGAAACGACAGGGGCAGTCGGACACGATGATGAACGCCGCAGGGGCGACAGTCGGCGCCCTTTCCGGACTTGTGTTCGCGACCGGAGGCTTTCCGCTGCTCTCCTCCGTGATGGGGGCGTGCATCGTGCTCGGCGCGCTCGCGACGGTGCGGCTCGCGGTGGCCGCACGGCGATAG